Part of the Amycolatopsis sp. 195334CR genome is shown below.
CCCGTTAACCCGGAGCCAGCGTCTCGTCACGGTGGGCAAACACCCAGGTCACGGGCAGGACACGAGCGGCTGTCGAGTCTAGTAGCACTGCTCACAATGGCCGCCTTGTTCACCTTCCGTTCATTTGTTGACGGTCAGCCGTCCACTGTCGCTGCCTACTGTCCGGAATCGGCGCGGCCAGCCGCCGCGGCCGAAACCCCCCGGACTCTCTTCCACGCGGAGGAAATGCAGTGAAGATCAAGCGGCCGCACGCGGTCATCGGCCTGGTGGCGGGTGCCGCCCTCGTGCTGACGGCCTGTGGCTCCGACCCCGCGGCGACCAACAACAGCGCCCCGCAGACCGGCGCCGCCGCGGCGCCGTCGGGCACCGCCCAGGTCGACTGCGGTGGCAAGAGCCCGCTGTCGGCTGAAGGTTCGTCGGCCCAGAAGGCCGCGATCGACATCTTCAACCTGAAGTACCAGCAGAAGTGCTCCGGTCAGCAGCTGAACTACAACCCCAGCGGCTCCGGCGCGGGGGTCAAGCAGTTCATCGCCGGCCAGGTCGACTTCGCCGGTTCGGACTCGCCGCTGAGCGCCGAGAAGGGCGAGGTGGAGAGCGCCAAGCAGCGCTGCGCCGGCAGCGAGGCCTGGAACCTGCCGCTGGTGGTCGGCCCGGTCGCGGTCGCCTACAACCTGCAGGGCGTGGACAAGCTGGTGCTCACCCCCGAGGTCACCGCCAAGATCTTCAACGGCGGCATCAAGACCTGGGACGACCCGGCGATCAAGGCGGTCAAGGGCAACGAGAGCCTGAACCTGCCCGCCAAGCCGATCCAGGTCGTCTCCCGCTCGGACGAGTCGGGCACCACCGACAACTTCCAGCTGTACCTGAAGGCCGCCGCGCCGCAGGCGTGGACCCAGGGCGCCGGCAAGCAGTTCAAGGGCGGCGTGGGCAACGGCGCGGAGAAGTCCAACGGTGTGGTCGAGGCCGCCAAGGCCGCCGACGGCGCGATCACCTACGTCGAGGCCGCCTTCGCCAAGGACGGCGTCAAGCCGGCCCTGATCGACAGCGGCGCCGGTGGCGTCGAGCTGACCCCGGAGAACGTCGCCAAGACGCTCGACGGCGCGAAGTTCAAGACCGAGGGCACCAACGACCTCGCGCTCGACCTGGACGCGATCTACTCGTCCAAGGCCGCGGGCACCTACCCGCTGCTGCTGGTCACCTACGAGATCGTCTGCTCGAAGTACACCGACCCCGAGGTCGCCAAGGCGGTGCGCGCCTACCTGAACGTGGCCGCCACCGACGGCCAGCAGCCGCTGGCGGAGAAGGGCTACGTGTCCATCCCGCAGAGCCTGCAGGACAAGGTGCTGACCGCGGTCAAGGCAATCGCCTGACCTGCTTGCGGACAGCTTGAGACGAGGGTAGAGACAGGCCAAGGCGATCATGCCGATGAACGAGCCAACCTCGACGCGGACGCCCACCGGTGACCCCGGTGGGCGTCCGCCGTCCGCATCCGTGCCGGAGGGTCCGATTTCCGAGCAACCAGCCCCCGACCGCGCCCGGCAGGGCAGCAAGGTCCGGCCGGGCGACCGCATCTTCAAGAACCTGACCACCGGCAGCGGCATCTTCGTGGTCATCCTGATCGGGTTGATCGGGTTGTTCCTGCTGCTGCAGGCGATCCCCGCGCTGCAGGCGAACCAGGTCAGCTTCTTCTCCAGCGTCTGGGAGACCAGCGACTCGAAGAACCTGAAGTTCGGCATCGCCGACCTGCTGTCGGTGACCGTGGCCACCTCGCTGGTCGCGCTGGTCATCGCCATGCCGGTGTCGCTGGGCATCGCGTTGTTCCTCACCCAGTACGCCCCGCCGCGGCTGGCCAGGCCGTTCGCCTACATCATCGATCTGCTGGCCGCCGTGCCGTCGATCATCTTCGGGCTGTGGGGCCTGCTGTTCCTGGCGCCGACCATCGAGCCGGTGGCGCAGTGGATCAACGACACCTTCGGCTGGATCCCGATCTTCGGCGACGGCAACATCGCGCCGAACATCCGCAGCACCATCTTCACCGCCGGCGTGGTGCTCGCGGTGATGCTGCTGCCGATCATCACCTCGCTCACCCGCGAGGTGTTCGAGCGCACGCCGACCGCGCAGATCGAGGGCGCGCTGGCGCTGGGCGCCACCCGCTGGGAGGTCATCCGGACCACCGTGCTGCCGTTCGGCAAGGCGGGCTACATCGGCGCCTCGATGCTCGGCCTCGGCCGCGCGCTCGGGGAGACGATCGCGCTGTCGATCATCCTGTTCATCCCGGTCGGGCGGACCTTCGACTGGAGCGTGTTCGACGGCGGTGCCACCTTCGCCTCGAAGATCGCCTCGAACTACGCGGAGTTCAACGACGTCACCTCGGCGGGCGCCTACATCGCCGCCGGTCTGGTGCTGTTCCTGCTGACCTTCGTGGTCAACTTCGCGGCCCGGTCCATCATCGGCGACAAGAAGGGGGACTGAGCCATGACCGCGACGATTCCCGACGCCGACCGGCCGGCCGTCACACCGGCGTTCCAGCAGGTCAGCCTGGCGCGCAAGAGCAAGAACGGGCTGGCCACGGTGCTGGTCTGGCTGGCTTTCCTGGTCGCCGTGATCCCGCTGGTCTGGGTGCTCTGGACGGTGGTCGAGAGCGGGATCACCCGCATCCCGTTCACCAACTGGTGGACCGAGGACTTCTCGCAGGTGCTGTCCGACGAGGTCGGCGGCGGCGTGCTGCACGCCATCGTCGGCACCCTGCTGCAGGGCCTGGTCTGCGCCATCATCGCGGTGCCGCTGGGCCTGCTGGTGGCCATCTACCTGGTCGAGTACGGCAGCCGGACGAAGCTGGCCAAGGTGACCACGTTCATGGTCGACATCCTGTCCGGGGTGCCGTCGATCGTGGCCGCGCTGTTCATCTACGCGCTCTGGGTCACCACGCTGGGCCTGCCGCGCAACGGCTTCGCCGTGTCGCTGGCGCTGGTGCTGCTGATGATCCCGGTGGTGGTGCGGTCCTCGGAGGAGATGCTCCGGATCGTGCCGGATGACCTGCGCGAGGCCTCCTACGCGCTGGGCGTGCCGAAGTGGAAGACGATCGTGAAGATCGTGCTGCCGACCGCGCTGTCCGGCATCATCACCGGCATCATGATGGCGCTGGCCAGGGTGATGGGCGAGACCGCGCCGCTGCTGGTGCTGGTCGGGTACTCGTCCTTCGTGCACTGGGACATGTTCCAGGGCGAGATGGCCTCGCTGCCGCTGCTGATCAACAACGAGCGCGCGACCAACTCGATGACCGAGGGCAGTGTCGGCTTCGACCGCATCTGGGGCGCCGCGCTGACGCTGGTGCTCATCATCGCCCTGATCAACCTCGCGGCCACGCTCATCGGGCGCCTGGTCGCCCCCAAGAAGAAGTAGGAACTGATGGCCAAGCGCATCGATGTCAAGGACGTCGACATCTACTACGGCAAGTTCCACGCGGTGGACAGCGTGACGCTGTCGGTGCCGCCGCGGAACGTGACGGCGTTCATCGGGCCGTCCGGCTGTGGCAAGTCGACCGTGCTGCGGACGCTGAACCGCATGCACGAGGTGATCCCGGGTGCCCGGGTCGAGGGCCAGGTGCTGCTGGACGGCGAGGACATCTACGCCGGTTCGGTGGACCCGGTGCAGGTCCGGCGGACCATCGGCATGGTGTTCCAGCGGCCGAACCCGTTCCCCACCATGTCGATCAGGGACAACGTGGTGGCCGGGCTGAAGCTGGCCGGGACGAAGAACAAGAAGCAGCTGGACGAGGTGGCCGAGCGCGCGCTGCGCGGCGCGAACCTGTGGAACGAGGTCAAGGACCGGCTCGGCAAGCCGGGCGGTGGCCTCTCCGGCGGTCAGCAGCAGCGGTTGTGCATCGCGCGGGCGATCGCCGTGCAGCCGGACGTGCTGCTGATGGACGAGCCGTGCTCGGCGCTGGACCCCATTTCGACGCTGGCGATCGAAGACCTGATCGCCGAGCTGAAGAAGGAGTTCACCATCGTCATCGTCACGCACAACATGCAGCAGGCGGCGCGCGTGTCGGACCAGACGGCCTTCTTCAACCTGGCCGGCGTTGGCCAGCCGGGGCAGCTCGTGGAGCTGAACGACACCGAGAAGATCTTCTCGAACCCCGACCAGAAGGCGACCGAAGACTACATCTCCGGTCGCTTCGGCTGAGGGCTTCCTAGCGAGGACGGCGGCCGAGGTAGCGGAGCAACTCCGCGGCCTCGCCGCCGTTTTCGCTGTTCAGGGCGGGTGCGTACGCGCCATACGCGCGCAACGGCTCGACGATCGCCTCGGCCGTCGGCCGCAACTCGCGGGCCAGCTCGTCGGAAAGCGGCGACGGCTGCCCGGTCGCGATCGCGATGTCCCAGGCGTGGATCGCCGCGTCGAGCGCGCACGCCCCGGCCCCGATGGCCACCGGCAGCTTGTTGGGCGGGACGGGCACCGGCACCTCGGTGGTGTTGTCGTCCACCGTCGCCCAGGCCTTCGCCGCCGCGTCGATGGCGGCCTCGACCAACTCTCTGGGGTCTCTGCCGTCAAGTTCACCCGAAGGCGCGAACGGGTCCTCGGTCGGCCCGTCCCCGCCGGTGAGGAACGCGGCGAAGCCGAGCTGGTCCCCGGCGGCGTGCTGGAGGACCTGGGTCACGTTCCACTGGTCGCAGGGGGTGGGGAGGCCCCACCCGTCGTCGGGCACGCCGTTGACGGCGGTGCGGAGGGCCTGGTGGGCTGCTTCGAGCGTCTTCTTCCACATGCCATGAGTGTATCAGAACGGAATGCTCTATTCCAATAGGTTGCGGCATCCGGGATTGTCGGAGTGGATTGGTACGTTCGTACCCATGGTCAGTGCGTACATCGGCGGTGCGGGGGAACCGCTGCCCCGGCCGGGTCTCCTCGCCCTCGCCGGGCGGACGCTCGGTGCGGTGCCGCCGACGTTGCAGGTGCTCATCGGCATCGTGAGTGTGCAGGTCGGGGCCGCTTTCGCGAAGCAGCTGTTCGCCATCACCGGGCCGTCGGGCACGGTGACGCTGCGCCTGTTCTTCGCGGCCGTGGTGTTGTTGCTGATCTGGCGCCCGGCGCTGCGGATGGGCCGCCGGGCGGTGCCGGTGGTGCTCGGGTACGGCCTGGTGCTGGCCGCCATGAACATCTTCTTCTACCAGGCGATCGCCCGGATCCCGCTGGGGATCGCGGTGACCATCGAGTTCCTCGGCCCGCTGGGTGTGGCGCTCGCCGGCTCCCGCCGCTGGCGGGACGCGGTGTGGGCGTTGCTGGCCGCCGGCGGGGTGATCCTCCTGTCGGAAACCCGCGGGGACATCTCCCTGCTCGGGATGGGTTTTGCCCTGGCGGCGGGCCTGTGCTGGGGCGCCTACATCCTGCTCGGCGCGGCACTGGGGAGTCGCACGAGCGAGGGCAACGGGCTGGCGCTGGCGATGGCGTTCGGTGCGCTGGTCGCCATGCCGACCGGGGTGATCGAGAGCGGGACGAACCTGCTGGACCCGTGGGTCCTGTTCATCGGGTTGATGGTGGCGCTGCTGTCGTCGGTGATCCCGTACTCGCTGGAGCTGGAGGCCCTGCGGAAGATCCCGCCGCGGGTATTCGGCATCCTGATGAGCCTGGAACCCGCGGTGGCGGCCGTGGCCGGGTTGATCGTGCTGGGTGAGGCGCTGCACGTGCCCCAGTGGCTGGCGATCTGCTGCGTGGTAGCCGCCTCGATCGGCGCCACCCGCTCAGCCAAGCCCGACGTGTAGTCCCCTGGCGCGACAACGGATCGCGCTCACGAGGCCCGTGTGCTGCATGGAATTCGTTGCCCGGGTGACTCCGTGAGTTGTTGCGTGGCAACGGCGTTGCCCGCGTGGGCCGTGAATCGTTGTGTGACAACAGCCTTTGCCCGCCCAGATCCCGCGCTCTTAGGTGAATAGCTATCCGCGCCCCCGGATAAATCGTTGTGTGGCAACGGAATCGGGGCGCCCCGACTCGCCGACACCCAATCCATGAAACGTCCGCCTCCCATGATCGATAGTGGCATATGCCACTATTTGTACGAGGGGGTGGACATGGGTCAACGAGACGAGCGTGCCCTTGCCCGGTTGATCAGGGTCAACCGCGGCGTCGGCACCGTGGTGATGCGCCTGACCAGGGAAATCGACGACGCTGAGTTCAGCGCCGCCGAGTTGCGGCAGCTCGCGGAGCTGCTGGCCGGTCTGGCCGAGGAGGCGCGCGAGCGCGCCGAACGGATCGAAGGGGTGGGCCGATGAGCGGCGTGTCCGTGGATCCGGACTTCGACCAGCCGTTCCGTGAGGTGCTCGGCGAGCACCTCCGCCGGCTCCGGCGGGCGCGCAAGCTCAGCCGCGAGCAGGTGTGCGCGCGGCTGCACAACGACATGTCGATCGGCACGCTGGGCAGCTACGAGTCCGGCGCCCGCCGCCTGACCGTGTCGCGGCTGGTGGAGCTGTGCGAGGTGCTCGGCACCACCGCGCACGAGGTGCTCGCCGACGTGCACCGGGACCTGCGGAAGGTGGGCCCGCGCATCCGCGTGCGGCTCAAGGTGATCACCCGCGCGCGGAACCCGGAGTTGCGTCCGCTCCGCGCGTGGGCGGAGGCGAAGGTGGCCCTGTTGCCACCGGGGCCGGACCCGGAGATCGAACTCGACGAGCCCGCACTCCGGGAAGCCGCCACCCTGTGCGGCCTCAGTCCGGTCGAGCTGCTGTGCCTGCTCCAGGAGAAACGCGGGTAGTCAGCCGAGGGTTCGTGCCAGTGCGAGGCGCGCTCGGGACAGGGCTTGCGGATCTCCGCTCAGGTGGAGTGCGTGGTTCGCCGCGAGGATGGTGCCGATCAGGTCGAACAGGATCTGGTCGGCGTCACCATCGAGGTCACCGTCGGTGAGGGCCAGCCGCACGTGCATCCGCAGGTCACGCTCCCACAGGGCGCTCATCCCGGCGATCGCGTCGCGTACCGGGCCTGGGCGCCGGTCGAATTCGGCGGCGGCGGAGACGAAAAAACCACCGCACGGGTGGGTCAGGTGGGCCAGCCACGCCTCGCACAGCGCGCGCAGGCGGGGCAGGCCCGGGGTGGTGCCGGTGCTCGGCTCCACCACCTCCCGCCCGAACTGCTCCGTCGCCGTCTCGACCACGGCCAGCTGCAGCGCCTCCTTGGCCCCGAAGTGCCCGAGCACACCCGACTTGGACAGGCCGAGGTCCGCCGCGAGCCGCCCGATGGTGAGGCCGTCGAGACCTTCGACGGTCGCCAGTTCGACCCCGCGGTCGAGGATTGCGGACCGGGTGGATCGGGCATCGGTGACAGAACGGCGTGGGCTCACCGGCCGATTTTAGCGTCCGACCGATCGGACGCTAAAAGAGCTATAGTGCGCACGTGATCCTTCTCCGACTGCTCTTCCGCCTGGTTTTCCGGCCGGTCGTGCGCGGCCACGAGCACCTCCCGCGCACCGGCCCGGTCATCCTCGCCAGCAACCACCTGTCCTTCATCGACAGCGTGGTCCTCCAGCTGGTCACCCGCCGCCAGGTCCACTTCCTGGCGAAGGCCGAGTACTTCCAGGGCACCGGGCTCCGCGGCCGCGTGATCCGCTGGTTCTTCACCGCGACGGGCGCGGTGCCGGTGGAGCGCGGCACGCACCGCGCGGCGCGGGGCGCACTGGAAACCGCGCTCGGCGTGCTCGCCGACGGGAAGGTGTTCGGCATCTACCCCGAGGGCACGCGCTCGCTCGACGGCAGGCTCTACCGCGGCCGCACCGGCGTCGCGTGGCTGGCGCTGACGGCGGGCGTGCCGGTGGTGCCGGTCGCGCTCACCGGCACCGACCGCCTCCAGCCGGTCGGGCGGAAGCTGCCGCGCCCGCACCGGGTCGGCGTCACCTTCGGGCCGCCGATCCACCGCAGCGGACCACCGAAGTCGGGCCCGGCGCGCCGCGAGGTGACCGACGAGGTGATGCACGCGATCCAGCGGATGTCGGGCCAGGAAACCGCGCCGGAGTTCAACAGCTCCCCGGTAATCTGACCGCATGCGGAAAGCGGTGGCCCTGGCGCTCGCCCTGCTGGTCAGCGGCTGCGGAGTGACTCCGCTCAAGCCGCGGCAGGAGACCGACACCGACCTGATCGGCCGCTACTTCGACAACTTCAACCGGGCCGGCGACCAGGGCCCCGAGGAGCAGGAGCGCTTCCTCGAAACCGTGCAGCACCCGGACTTCACCGGCCAGGACTGCGACCTCGGCGACCTCACGCTCGACGTCTACCCGGCGATGTCCACCGCCCGCCCCGATCCCGAGTGGTCACCCGATGGTGGCGACCCGCCGCGGGGCGAGGTGTACGTGGTGGCGGTGTCGCTGACGATCCGCCGGGCGGGCGCCGCGATCGGTGAGCAGATCGCCTCGCAACGCGTAGTTCTGCTCGATCGACGGGTTTACGGCTTCGCTCCGTGTCCGAAATCGTGAACCGGTTACGCTTCGTCGTCCGGTTGAGCGATTTTCGCCTTCGCCGCGTCCCGATATCTCAAGCGCCGCCTCTTGCTCGACGACGAACATCAGGTGGCGGAGGTGAAAGCGGTGTCAAAGGACGGGATCGCAGTCCACGCCGAGGCCGCGGATCTGCCCGCGCTGCACGAGACGATGGCCTCCGTTTTCGCCGCCCAGGGCAACTGGGAACGCGCCTACCTGCACCTTCGCTCCGCGCTCGAGCGTGACGCGCTCACCGCGGGTTACAACCGCCGCTTCCTCGACCAGCAGCTGGCGCGGCTCGCCGACGGCCACCTGTCGCTCGCGATGGTCGACATCGACCTGTTCAAGCACGTCAACGACACCTTCGGGCACCTCGTCGGCGACCGCGTGCTGCGGAGCGTGGCCGCGCTGCTGAAGCACGAACTGCCGCACGGCGCCTTCTGCGCGCGTTACGGCGGTGAGGAGTTCGTGCTGGTCATGCCCGATTTGGGCGCCCGTGAGGCATTGGCGACCGTCGAGCGGGCACGGCTCCGCGTGGCGCGGTACGCGTGGCACCGCGTGCGGCCGGGCCTCGCCGTGACGGTCAGCGCGGGCCTGACGGCCAGGCCGGGACCCGCGGAGGAACGCCTCCGCGAAGCCGACGCCCTCCTTTACGCGGCCAAGCGCGCCGGCCGTAATGTGGTCGCCTATCCCGATTCGGAAATTCCCGGACAGATTCGCCACTCTGGGTAACTCGTGTTCGCGCGAATTCCCACTGCGGGTGATAACCGGTGGACTGGAACCTGTCGGTAACCCGCTGAACTCACACCGTGTGTAAAAACATCACGGGATGGTGTCGTCACGAACGGCGGGTATCCGTAGGATAACGAAAGCCATCCGGCTGGCGATGATCCTCCGGAGCCCGCCTGCCCCGAGTCCAGTCGAGGAACGTGGTCGACTCACCACCGTTGTGCTGAAGGGAGACTGAGTGCCTGACGATCACCTCCCCTCTGGCACCGGTCGTTCCCGCAGGTCGCGGCGCCGCTCGATGGACACCTACGGCGGCATCAGCGTCAACGAGGTGATGGCCAAGGCGACCGGCAAGTACCCGGTCCCGCCGGTGGCCGAGCCCGAACCCGAGCCGGAGCCGGAACCCGAGCCTCCGCCGCCACCGGCGCCCGAGCCGCCGCCCCCATCGGCGCGGTCGGCGCGGTCGCGGTCGGCCTCGCCGGGGCACGCCAGCTCTTCGGGCCTTCCGGCGCCGGGGCACCCCAGTTCCTCGGGGCTTCCCGCCCCGGGGCACCCGAGTTCTTCCGGGCTTCCCGCGCCGGGGCACCCCAGTTCGTCGGGGCTTCCTGCGCCGGGTCGCTCCGGTTCTCCGGGGCACCCGAGTTCACCGGGGCTGCCCGCACCAGGACATCCGAGCTCGCCCGGCCTGCCCGCGCCTCGGCCGGTGCCGCCGCCGCGGAACAAGCATGAGGAGATGCCGCCTCGACGCCAGCCGGTGACCGGCTCGAACCCGGCGCCCGGTGGGGTGCCGCCGCGTCGGTCGCCCGGACGGCGTCGGCAGGCGGGGCCGCCGGCGAACGGCATGCCGCCGTCGGCACAGCGCCCCTCCCCCGCCGCGCGCCCCGCGTACGCCGCCCGCGCCGCCGAGGCCGTCGCGTCGTCAGCCGCCGCCACCGCCGCCCGTGGCGCCATCCATGCCGCCCGCGGCGAACGCGGCGCCACCCGCGATGAACGCGGCGAACGTGGCGCCGCCCGCGCACGCGGCGCCACCCGCGAAAGCCGCGCCGCCCGTGCCCCCGGCCGAGGCCAAGACCACGGTCACCCCACCGGTGGCCAACCCGCGCCCGCCGCAACCGCAAGCACAGCCACAACCACAACAGCCGCCGCGGCCCAAGCCCGTGCGTCCCGAACGGCCGTCCCCCGAGGACCGGCTGATCATGACCGACCAGATGGAGCCGGTCGACGACGCGACGATGTACCGCCGCAAGATCGACAACACCCTCGCCCGCTTCTCCGCCGCGCACGACGAGATGGCGGCCGAGGAGGCCAAGCGCAAGGAGCGCCTCACCCGCTTCACCGCCGCGCCGGTCAAGCTGATCGAGCAGACCCGCACGCGGCTGCAGCGCGTCGTGCACCCGAGCGAGAACGCGGCCAAACCGCGACCGCACCCGCTCGGGCACCTGAACGCCGAAGAACCCGAGGAAGAGCCCGCGCCCCAGACCCGGCTGCAGGAGAAGAAGCAGCGCAACCAGGAGCGCACCGCCAAGGCGGGCCGGATCACCGCGATCGTGATGGCCTGCCTGATGTTCGTGCTCAGCGCCGCCGGGTGGGGCATGAAGACCTGGTTCAACAGCAAGTTCAACCAGATCGCCGCGCTCGACGAGAACTCGGCGGACATCCAGGACGCGGCCGGGCAGCTCGGCGACGAGAACTTCCTCATCGCCGGTTCGGACACCCGCGCGGGCGCCGAGGCCGAGGAAGGCGTCGGCACCGCGGACTCGGTCGGCGGCGCCCGGTCGGACTCCCTGATGATCGCCCACATCCCGGCCGACCGGAAGCGCGCGATCGTCGTCGGCTTCCCGCGCGACCTGGAGGTGGACCGGCCGGACTGCAAGCGCTGGGACTCCGGCACCGGGCAGTACCTCGACGAGGTCGTGCCCGGCAAGAAGCGGGCCAAGTTGAACGAGGCCTACGCGATCGGCGGCCCGCAGTGCACCACCAAGCAGATCCAGCAGCTGACCGGGATGAAGATCAACCACTTCGTCGGCATCGACTTCCACGGCTTCAAGGACATGATCAACGTGGTCGGCGGGGTCCCGGTGCACATCGAGGAACCGGTGATCGACGAGGTGCTCGGGGTGGTCGTGCCCCAGGCGGGCGACCAGATCATCACCGGTGACCAGGCGCTGAACTTCGTCCGGGCGCGGAAGGTCAAGGGCGACGTCACCTCCGACTACGGCCGGATCAAGCGCCAGCAGCTGGTGATCGGCTCGCTGCTGAAGAAGACCATGTCCAAGGAAGTCCTGTTCGACGGCGGCAAGCTGACCGGCTTCATCAACGCGTTCACCGCGGCCACCTTCGGCGACAACATCGGTGTGGACCAGATGCTCACGCTGGCGCAGTCGATGAAGGGGCTCAACCCGGACACGGTGAAGTTCATCACCGTGCCGACCGTCGGTGACGCGAACGAGCGCGGCAACGAGGTGCTGTTGCAGAAGCAGTCGAAGGAACTGTTCGGCGCGCTGATCACCAACAGCCCGCTGCCCGACGAAAAACCGGCCGCGCCACCGCCGGCGAGCCAGGGCGGCACGCAGAAAGGCCAGGCCGAGCCGGGGAAGTAGGCCCCGCCGGATTCGTTAGGCCGGGTTCACGCCCGGTTCACCCAGCGATGCGGCGTTCGCGTGGTCCTGGCCGTATGGTGAGGCCCATGCGCGAGGCTTACCACGTCGAACTCGAACAACTGGCCGACAAGCTGGCGGCCATGTCCGTGCAGGTGGCGGACGCCATGGAGCGGGCCACCCAGGCCCTGCTCGACGTCGACCTCGCGGTCGCCGAGCAGGTGATCAGCGACGACGCGAAGGTCGACGACGCCAGGGCGGCCTGCGAGGAGCAGGCGTACGCGCTGCTGGCGTTGCAGGCGCCGGTGGCCACCGACCTGCGGACCGTGCTCGCCGCCATCCACGCGGCGGAAAGCCTGGAGCGCATGGGTGACCTGGCGCTGCACGTGGCCAAGGCGGCGCGGCGGCGGCACCCGGAACCGGTGCTGCCGGAGCAGGTGCGCGGCTACTTCGCCGAAATGGGCACGATCGCGGTGCGGCTGGCGCGGCAGGCGGAGCAGGTGATCAAGACCAAGGACGTGAGCGCGGCCAAGGAGCTGGAGGCCGACGACGACCAGGTCGACGACATCCACCGCCACCTGTTCACCGTGCTGATGGACCGCGAGTGGCCGCACGGCGTGGCCGCCGCGGTGGACGTCACCCTGCTGGGCCGGTTCTACGAGCGCTTCGCCGACCACGCGGTTTCGGTGGCGCGCCGGATGATCTTCGTGGTCACCGGCCGCATGCCCGGCTACGGCCCCGGCGACGACGAACTCTGAGCCACCGCACCCCTGCTTCCCGATTGCTGTTCCCGGCCGGTGACCCCTTGGCCGTACGGGGACCGGGATCGGGGTAGGGGCCTCCGGCGCTGATAGGGGTGGGCGGTATCCCCGCCCGCCCCGATGCTGGTTCCGCGAGCGAGAGCCGTTCTCACCGGAGGGCCGCGGAATGAGCGACAGGATCGACAACGCGCTGGACTGCTGGCGCCACCGCCTCGACTGGCGGCCGGTGTCGGGCACCCCGGCGCTGTCCGGCCGCTGGGCGATCGTGGTGCCCGACCTCGACGACGGCGACCGGTTCGCCGCGGTGCTCCGGGAGTTCGGCGCCGAGCCGATCCTGGTGCCCGCCGGCGACCGCGGGGCGATGGCCGACTGCTTCCGCATCTTCCGCGAGCTGTCCGGGGTGGTCTCCCTCCTCGCGCTCGCCGAAACCGACGGCGACCTCCCGCCCGGCGTCGCGTCCACTGTGTACCTGATGCAGGCGCTCGGCGACGCGGGCCAGTCCGTACCGCTCTGGTGCGTCACCCGCGGCGCGATGGCCACCGGTGGCGACCCGGTGCAGGCGCTGCTCTGGGGCCTCGGCCGCGCCGCCGTGCT
Proteins encoded:
- the pstC gene encoding phosphate ABC transporter permease subunit PstC produces the protein MNEPTSTRTPTGDPGGRPPSASVPEGPISEQPAPDRARQGSKVRPGDRIFKNLTTGSGIFVVILIGLIGLFLLLQAIPALQANQVSFFSSVWETSDSKNLKFGIADLLSVTVATSLVALVIAMPVSLGIALFLTQYAPPRLARPFAYIIDLLAAVPSIIFGLWGLLFLAPTIEPVAQWINDTFGWIPIFGDGNIAPNIRSTIFTAGVVLAVMLLPIITSLTREVFERTPTAQIEGALALGATRWEVIRTTVLPFGKAGYIGASMLGLGRALGETIALSIILFIPVGRTFDWSVFDGGATFASKIASNYAEFNDVTSAGAYIAAGLVLFLLTFVVNFAARSIIGDKKGD
- a CDS encoding helix-turn-helix transcriptional regulator, with product MSGVSVDPDFDQPFREVLGEHLRRLRRARKLSREQVCARLHNDMSIGTLGSYESGARRLTVSRLVELCEVLGTTAHEVLADVHRDLRKVGPRIRVRLKVITRARNPELRPLRAWAEAKVALLPPGPDPEIELDEPALREAATLCGLSPVELLCLLQEKRG
- a CDS encoding TetR/AcrR family transcriptional regulator; this translates as MSPRRSVTDARSTRSAILDRGVELATVEGLDGLTIGRLAADLGLSKSGVLGHFGAKEALQLAVVETATEQFGREVVEPSTGTTPGLPRLRALCEAWLAHLTHPCGGFFVSAAAEFDRRPGPVRDAIAGMSALWERDLRMHVRLALTDGDLDGDADQILFDLIGTILAANHALHLSGDPQALSRARLALARTLG
- the pstS gene encoding phosphate ABC transporter substrate-binding protein PstS → MKIKRPHAVIGLVAGAALVLTACGSDPAATNNSAPQTGAAAAPSGTAQVDCGGKSPLSAEGSSAQKAAIDIFNLKYQQKCSGQQLNYNPSGSGAGVKQFIAGQVDFAGSDSPLSAEKGEVESAKQRCAGSEAWNLPLVVGPVAVAYNLQGVDKLVLTPEVTAKIFNGGIKTWDDPAIKAVKGNESLNLPAKPIQVVSRSDESGTTDNFQLYLKAAAPQAWTQGAGKQFKGGVGNGAEKSNGVVEAAKAADGAITYVEAAFAKDGVKPALIDSGAGGVELTPENVAKTLDGAKFKTEGTNDLALDLDAIYSSKAAGTYPLLLVTYEIVCSKYTDPEVAKAVRAYLNVAATDGQQPLAEKGYVSIPQSLQDKVLTAVKAIA
- a CDS encoding TIGR03086 family metal-binding protein yields the protein MWKKTLEAAHQALRTAVNGVPDDGWGLPTPCDQWNVTQVLQHAAGDQLGFAAFLTGGDGPTEDPFAPSGELDGRDPRELVEAAIDAAAKAWATVDDNTTEVPVPVPPNKLPVAIGAGACALDAAIHAWDIAIATGQPSPLSDELARELRPTAEAIVEPLRAYGAYAPALNSENGGEAAELLRYLGRRPR
- a CDS encoding DMT family transporter translates to MVSAYIGGAGEPLPRPGLLALAGRTLGAVPPTLQVLIGIVSVQVGAAFAKQLFAITGPSGTVTLRLFFAAVVLLLIWRPALRMGRRAVPVVLGYGLVLAAMNIFFYQAIARIPLGIAVTIEFLGPLGVALAGSRRWRDAVWALLAAGGVILLSETRGDISLLGMGFALAAGLCWGAYILLGAALGSRTSEGNGLALAMAFGALVAMPTGVIESGTNLLDPWVLFIGLMVALLSSVIPYSLELEALRKIPPRVFGILMSLEPAVAAVAGLIVLGEALHVPQWLAICCVVAASIGATRSAKPDV
- a CDS encoding 1-acyl-sn-glycerol-3-phosphate acyltransferase, with the protein product MILLRLLFRLVFRPVVRGHEHLPRTGPVILASNHLSFIDSVVLQLVTRRQVHFLAKAEYFQGTGLRGRVIRWFFTATGAVPVERGTHRAARGALETALGVLADGKVFGIYPEGTRSLDGRLYRGRTGVAWLALTAGVPVVPVALTGTDRLQPVGRKLPRPHRVGVTFGPPIHRSGPPKSGPARREVTDEVMHAIQRMSGQETAPEFNSSPVI
- the pstA gene encoding phosphate ABC transporter permease PstA → MTATIPDADRPAVTPAFQQVSLARKSKNGLATVLVWLAFLVAVIPLVWVLWTVVESGITRIPFTNWWTEDFSQVLSDEVGGGVLHAIVGTLLQGLVCAIIAVPLGLLVAIYLVEYGSRTKLAKVTTFMVDILSGVPSIVAALFIYALWVTTLGLPRNGFAVSLALVLLMIPVVVRSSEEMLRIVPDDLREASYALGVPKWKTIVKIVLPTALSGIITGIMMALARVMGETAPLLVLVGYSSFVHWDMFQGEMASLPLLINNERATNSMTEGSVGFDRIWGAALTLVLIIALINLAATLIGRLVAPKKK
- the pstB gene encoding phosphate ABC transporter ATP-binding protein PstB encodes the protein MAKRIDVKDVDIYYGKFHAVDSVTLSVPPRNVTAFIGPSGCGKSTVLRTLNRMHEVIPGARVEGQVLLDGEDIYAGSVDPVQVRRTIGMVFQRPNPFPTMSIRDNVVAGLKLAGTKNKKQLDEVAERALRGANLWNEVKDRLGKPGGGLSGGQQQRLCIARAIAVQPDVLLMDEPCSALDPISTLAIEDLIAELKKEFTIVIVTHNMQQAARVSDQTAFFNLAGVGQPGQLVELNDTEKIFSNPDQKATEDYISGRFG